The DNA sequence AGATTCACTATCGTCCATCTTCTTGGCTCTCATCATTGCGATCTCCATCATTGACATTGCCTTGCCAGACGACTTGCCAAGCATTGACCGCTGATCTTCGGTTAACACTTCCGCTGCCTTACTCTGAGCTTCCTGGGTAATAGCTCTCAGTTTCTGCTGTTGCTCATCTGTCAATTTCAACTCACTCGCTCTAGCCATCAGCAACGGCGGACTGTCAGCGGTCAAACTGATTCCCTTCAGGCCAGTCATCATGGGGCATTCCATCGACATTTTCTTGTCGTTCTGGCCACCTGCTTTCGAGTTGTTCTGCCCAAGTGCAGGCGATTGCAACGAGACAGCAAGCAGTGAGAGGAGAATGCCTCCAGCGCCTGCACAGATGCTGAACCGTGATCGAAAAATAGTATTGGTCTTCATAGCGTTTTTCCTTGTTCATGGGAGATAACGAAACTCCGCGCGTCGACGCAGAGCAAACTTCAGAATCAGTCGATGTTCCTCGCTTCTCGTCGATGTAGCTGCAAGTCACATACCGTACTGGGGTATTTTGAAGCGCAACGCTGAATCGACTGCAAATGAGCAGCTTTCGCGAAAGCTGCTGTACGTAATGGGCTTGCAAAGTGCGCATCCAGCGACCATTGCGGTTCGAGAACAGCCAGCGGCACGACTCATAAAGCAACGTTGTGCCTGATTCAACCTTTTTCCGCAGTGTGATCGATGTCTCGCAGATCTGTCCACGATTCCCAGATGGCGTAAATGGCAGGATAGATCAGCAGCTCTAACACAAATGACGTCACGACCCCACCGACCATCGGGGCGGCAATACGTTTCATGACGTCGGCGCCTGAGCCTGTGGACCACATGATCGGCAACAATCCCATCAAGATCGCCATAACCGTCATCATCTTTGGTCGCATTTGGTCGCATTTGGTCGCATTTGGTCGCATTTGGTCGCACGCGCTACACCGCGCCTTCCATGACTGCGTGTTCAGTGTCGTCAAATCTATGTATCCGCCCTTCGTCTTTCCATTTGTGGTATGCCACATCTAAGTACAACAACATCACGACTCCGGTTTCTGCATCGACACCCGCAAGCGCAATGATGCCAACCCACACGGCAACGCTCATGTTATAGCCAAGCATATAGATCAGCAAGAAAGAGCCAATCAACGAAAAAGGCACTGCAAGTAACACAATTGATAACTTGACAATGGAAGGTTCCGCGACGTTCATCCTTCTGCCGAAGTGGGCGGCGGCACTCGAGGCGGTCCCGCCTGGCGTCGTCCTGCACGTCGATTTCAAGGGGCTAAGCTACATCGATCACGCCTGCCTGGCATTGCTGATGAATTGGAAGAAGCAACATGAAGTGACAGGTGGGGCACTTATTCTGGATTGGGAAACGCTGCGTGCAAGATTCCATCACGCGCGCCCTCGTCCGCGACAAACATGTATTATAAGGCAAGACGCTCCCAATGCGGACGGCAATAGCCGCGAGCAACGAGGGGCGGCCTAATCATACCTTGCCCTTTTTGTACATTCGTGATAGTATACGTGCGATGGCGTGGATTGGGTCCGACAACTTCTTCAACCCAGCCTGAAGGACAAAACCGGTGTGGAAACTAGGATGAGTGCAAAGACGCTGATTGAGATTGGTCTGGTCCTACCGGTAATTCCAGATGCCCGTGACGCGTGCGTCCTGCGCCTAACAGAATTGCTGACAGCAAAAGAAGGAATTGAGACCGCACATGTCAAAAACACGATCGGCATGGGGCAGGATCAAATCTGTATCCATTTTGATCCCAACCGCATTTCCCTCGGCGAGGTGCGGGCGCTGGCCAAACGGGCAGGAGCAGATCTTGACCAGCGGTTCGGACACTTTTTGCTCAATTCAAAACCGATGCATGCCCGTCAGGCTCGCACGGCCGAGGCACGGGCGAATCAAATCCAAGGCGTGCTGGAAGCCGCGGTCTCCCCGGCCGGCGTGCTGCGCATTGAGTTTGACCGCCGATCTACCGACGAAGAGGCCATCCGAATCGCGGTAGCGAAAATCGGTGTGCAAACTGTTGAAAAGAGAGTACAGAAGGCGACACACGGCGAACTAACGGAAGCCGATGACCGACCTGTCGCGAAAGAACACGATCACGAACATGATGGCCTATTGGGTGAAAGAACGGAGTTGGGATTTGCCGCGCTTTGCGGCGGGCTGCTGCTCATCGGATGGCTGCTATCGTTCGCTGCTGTGAATCAATGGGCACCGTGGAGCCTATTCTTGGCCGCTTACTTCTTCGGCGGCTTTTTTACGTTTCGCGAAGCAATTGAGAATATTCGTGCTGGCCGTTTTGAGATCGACTTCCTGATGCTGGTGGCGGCCATCGGCGCGGCTACGCTCGGAGAATGGTTTGAGGGCGCTTTGCTGCTATTTCTCTTCAGCCTCGGTCACTCACTCGAACATTATGCCATGGGCCGGGCTAAGAGGGCCATTGAAGCCCTCGCCGAACTTGCTCCTCAAACCGCACTGGTCCGCCGTGAAGGCAGCACCCAAGAATTACCCGTGGAGCAACTCCAGGTCGGGGACGTAGTGATTGTCAAACCCAATGAACGTATTCCCGTCGACGGATTTGTCGTCAAGGGGCAGAGCAGCGTCAATCAGGCCCCGATTACCGGCGAGAGCGTCCCTGTGGATAAACAGGCCGTCGATAATCTGCAAGAGGCGACGGAGAATGCCGACCGGCTCGACGCCCGATATCGCGCCTTCGCCGGCACCATCAATGGAAGTGGCGCTCTGGAGATTCAGGTGACCAAGATCGCCGGTGAATCCACGCTGGCCCGCGTCGTACAAATGGTGAATGAGGCCGAGACCCAAAAGTCGCCCACGCAACTGTTCACCGACAAATTCGAGCGTTACTTCGTTCCGGCAGCATTGACGTTGGTTGTCTTGCTATTATTCGCCTGGACAATAATCGACGAGCCATTCACCAAATCTTTCTATCGCGCGATGGCGGTGTTGGTGGCGGCTAGTCCCTGCGCTCTGGCAATTTCGACCCCAAGCGCGGTTCTCAGCGGCATCTCGCGCGCGGCTCGGGGCGGAGTGCTCGTCAAAGGCGGTGGTCCGCTGGAGAATCTGGGAAGGCTCCACGCCATCGCCTTCGACAAGACCGGCACGTTGACCGAAGGCAAGCCATGGCTAACCAACGTTGTGAGTTCAGATGGCGTCGCCGAGGATGAGTTGTTGCAGGTTGCCATCGCCGTGGAAGAACTCAGTGACCATCCCCTTGCCGCCGCGGTCGTACGTGGTGGACGCGAACGCCTCGACAGCGAATCGGTGATTCAGGCCCACGATTTACAATCCATCACGGGGCGTGGCGTCAAAGCCAACATCAACGGCGAGGCGGTGTACATTGGCAAAGACGACTTGTTTGGAGAAGTTGATGGACCGCCGCTTCCTGAAGAGCTGCGGGAGCGAGTCGAAGCACTGGAAGCTGACGGCCGCACGACGATGATCGTGCGTCGCGGTGATACCTACCTTGGTGTTTTGGGTCTGATGGATACGCCGCGAGAAGCGGCCAAGAACGTGATTGCCCGCCTGCGAGAGCTTGGCATCCAGCGGATGATCATACTTTCTGGCGACAATCAACAGGTCGCCGATGCCGTCGCCAATGAAGTTGGAATCGACGAAGCCTGGGGGGACTTGATGCCGGACGACAAAGTCGAGGCGATCAAGAAGCTCAGCAAGCAAGAGGGCGTGGCGATGGTCGGCGACGGCGTAAACGATGCGCCCGCAATGGCAAATGCGACGGTTGGCATCGCAATGGGTGCGGCC is a window from the Gimesia benthica genome containing:
- a CDS encoding STAS domain-containing protein → MEGSATFILLPKWAAALEAVPPGVVLHVDFKGLSYIDHACLALLMNWKKQHEVTGGALILDWETLRARFHHARPRPRQTCIIRQDAPNADGNSREQRGAA
- a CDS encoding heavy metal translocating P-type ATPase, which produces MSAKTLIEIGLVLPVIPDARDACVLRLTELLTAKEGIETAHVKNTIGMGQDQICIHFDPNRISLGEVRALAKRAGADLDQRFGHFLLNSKPMHARQARTAEARANQIQGVLEAAVSPAGVLRIEFDRRSTDEEAIRIAVAKIGVQTVEKRVQKATHGELTEADDRPVAKEHDHEHDGLLGERTELGFAALCGGLLLIGWLLSFAAVNQWAPWSLFLAAYFFGGFFTFREAIENIRAGRFEIDFLMLVAAIGAATLGEWFEGALLLFLFSLGHSLEHYAMGRAKRAIEALAELAPQTALVRREGSTQELPVEQLQVGDVVIVKPNERIPVDGFVVKGQSSVNQAPITGESVPVDKQAVDNLQEATENADRLDARYRAFAGTINGSGALEIQVTKIAGESTLARVVQMVNEAETQKSPTQLFTDKFERYFVPAALTLVVLLLFAWTIIDEPFTKSFYRAMAVLVAASPCALAISTPSAVLSGISRAARGGVLVKGGGPLENLGRLHAIAFDKTGTLTEGKPWLTNVVSSDGVAEDELLQVAIAVEELSDHPLAAAVVRGGRERLDSESVIQAHDLQSITGRGVKANINGEAVYIGKDDLFGEVDGPPLPEELRERVEALEADGRTTMIVRRGDTYLGVLGLMDTPREAAKNVIARLRELGIQRMIILSGDNQQVADAVANEVGIDEAWGDLMPDDKVEAIKKLSKQEGVAMVGDGVNDAPAMANATVGIAMGAAGSDIALETADVALMADDLNHLPFAVGLSRQTSRIIRQNLWFSLGMVAFLIPATILGLQMGAAVLFHEGSTLLVVFNALRLLTYRAK